From the Maioricimonas rarisocia genome, one window contains:
- a CDS encoding HAD-IIB family hydrolase, with the protein MYIQLISLHGLLRGENIEMGRDADTGGQVRYVVELAKHLAQFEEVEAVDLFTRRIRDKRVSSVYGEEIEELGPNCRIVRLPCGGGRYVRKERLWPYLDEFVDNMIAFTRRSGRRPAVVHGHYADAGYVACEVASVFDVPFVFTGHSLGKPKLDYLQEEGWTIEQANKELTIEHRIHVEQECLAAADLVITSTRHERDTQYGKYHRDANLRFEVIPPGTDLDRFFPYYEYDINANEISEECKQARIRMQQSLARFHFNPEKPLVLALCRPDRRKNIQALIKAYGESRELQAIANLAVFAGIRENIETMPDNERQVLTDMLLLMDRYDLYGKMAVPKQHDSEFEVPELYRLAASTRGIFVNSAFIELFGLTFIESSATGLPFVGTENGGPQDIIENCRSGIIVNVNEQEALTDAMITMLTDEERWSQASTDGVNLVRKHYSWETHCDHYLSCLKDVVSTPVKTPSVVGRSAPGARLAEVDALLMTDIDNTLIGDDDAMHRLLALLKENRARIGFGVASGRALELVEEILQKHDITELDVIVSSVGSEIYYGRDYVPDKGWASRLRHKWYPDRIRAALDELPFIHQQPEDHTQREFKLSYDLDETIPSDEALPRIHEVLDRTKSAYSLIFSHGTFVDILPHRASKGKAIRYLSDKWNIPLDQIATAGDSGNDHDMLTGRTAAIVVGNHDQEISKLRDSSHRVYFADAHFAQGIIEGLDHYGLIAQPIEATA; encoded by the coding sequence ATGTACATTCAACTGATCAGTTTGCACGGGCTGTTGCGCGGCGAAAACATCGAGATGGGGCGGGACGCCGACACCGGCGGTCAGGTCCGCTACGTCGTCGAACTTGCCAAACACCTGGCGCAGTTCGAGGAGGTCGAGGCCGTCGACCTGTTTACCCGGCGGATTCGCGACAAACGCGTTTCATCCGTCTACGGGGAAGAGATCGAAGAACTCGGGCCCAACTGCCGCATCGTGCGACTCCCCTGTGGCGGGGGGCGGTACGTTCGCAAGGAGCGGCTGTGGCCTTATCTCGACGAGTTCGTCGACAACATGATCGCGTTCACGCGCCGTAGCGGACGTCGTCCGGCTGTCGTTCACGGCCACTACGCCGATGCCGGCTACGTTGCGTGCGAAGTCGCCTCCGTCTTCGACGTCCCCTTCGTGTTCACCGGACACTCGCTCGGGAAGCCGAAGCTCGACTACCTGCAGGAAGAAGGGTGGACGATCGAGCAGGCCAACAAGGAACTGACGATCGAGCATCGGATCCACGTCGAGCAGGAGTGTCTGGCCGCCGCAGACCTGGTCATCACGAGTACGCGGCACGAGCGGGACACGCAGTACGGCAAGTATCATCGCGATGCCAATCTGCGATTCGAGGTGATTCCGCCCGGAACGGACCTCGACCGGTTCTTCCCGTACTACGAGTACGACATCAACGCCAACGAGATCTCCGAAGAGTGCAAGCAGGCACGGATCCGTATGCAGCAGTCGCTGGCGCGGTTCCACTTCAATCCCGAGAAGCCTCTCGTTCTCGCTCTCTGCCGTCCTGACCGCCGCAAGAATATCCAGGCCCTCATCAAGGCCTACGGTGAGTCCCGTGAACTGCAGGCGATCGCGAACCTGGCCGTCTTCGCCGGCATTCGGGAAAACATCGAGACAATGCCGGACAACGAGCGGCAGGTGCTGACCGACATGCTGCTGCTGATGGACCGCTACGATCTGTACGGCAAAATGGCCGTGCCCAAGCAGCACGATTCCGAGTTCGAAGTCCCCGAGCTTTATCGCCTGGCGGCCTCGACCCGCGGCATTTTCGTCAACTCCGCCTTCATCGAGCTGTTCGGCCTGACGTTCATCGAGTCGTCTGCAACCGGCCTGCCGTTCGTCGGCACCGAGAACGGTGGACCGCAGGACATCATCGAGAACTGTCGCAGCGGCATCATCGTGAACGTCAACGAACAGGAGGCCCTGACGGATGCGATGATCACGATGCTGACCGATGAAGAACGGTGGAGCCAGGCATCGACGGACGGAGTCAATCTCGTCCGCAAGCACTACAGCTGGGAGACGCACTGCGACCACTATCTCAGCTGCCTGAAAGACGTCGTTTCCACGCCGGTCAAGACGCCGTCGGTTGTCGGCCGGTCGGCCCCGGGAGCGCGCCTGGCCGAGGTCGATGCCCTGCTGATGACCGATATCGATAACACGCTCATCGGTGACGACGACGCGATGCATCGCCTGCTGGCGCTGCTGAAGGAGAATCGGGCCCGCATCGGGTTCGGCGTCGCTTCCGGTCGGGCGCTCGAACTGGTCGAAGAGATCCTGCAGAAGCACGACATCACCGAACTCGACGTCATCGTCTCGTCGGTCGGATCGGAGATCTACTACGGTCGCGACTACGTGCCAGACAAGGGCTGGGCCAGCCGTCTGCGTCACAAGTGGTATCCGGACCGGATCCGTGCGGCGCTGGACGAGCTTCCGTTCATCCACCAGCAGCCCGAGGACCACACGCAGCGGGAGTTCAAGCTCAGTTACGATCTGGACGAGACGATCCCGTCCGACGAGGCACTCCCCCGCATCCACGAAGTTCTTGACCGGACGAAGTCGGCCTACTCGCTGATCTTCTCGCACGGAACCTTCGTCGACATCCTGCCGCATCGTGCCTCCAAGGGGAAGGCGATCCGCTATCTGTCAGACAAGTGGAACATTCCACTGGACCAGATCGCTACGGCCGGTGATTCCGGCAACGATCACGACATGCTGACCGGCCGGACTGCCGCGATCGTCGTGGGCA